One genomic segment of Bradyrhizobium prioriisuperbiae includes these proteins:
- a CDS encoding LysR family transcriptional regulator: MDLDVLKSFRRIVELGSVSRAASELGISQPALTRQMKRLEHELGSELLVRDSRGVQLTEAGEFLLPRIRPLLDQAAHVAEELSEWRGALAGDVAICMPASLHRAVTSPLVADLRRTVPGLRLRVIDGFDALLHDQLRDGLVDLGVLVHDPERIIDGVDQTPLVREPLMLIGRTSAFPADAQVKISDIADKDLALPGKRNYLRHRIEALFRKKGLAPRIGLEVDSMRLANDLVMGGECFSIVPQSGVEVVSRAGVAAWPISDASISWALCIQKRRRQSPVVRQVVARLTSFMLQPPRSKIA, translated from the coding sequence ATGGATCTCGATGTCCTGAAAAGCTTCCGGCGCATCGTCGAGCTCGGCAGCGTGTCGCGGGCCGCGTCCGAACTCGGGATCTCCCAGCCGGCGCTGACGCGGCAGATGAAGCGGCTGGAGCATGAACTGGGCAGCGAGCTGCTGGTGCGGGACTCCCGGGGCGTGCAGCTCACGGAGGCCGGCGAGTTTCTATTGCCCCGCATCAGGCCGCTGCTCGATCAGGCCGCGCATGTCGCCGAGGAACTGTCGGAATGGCGCGGTGCACTGGCGGGGGACGTCGCCATCTGCATGCCCGCGTCGCTGCATCGCGCGGTCACATCGCCGCTGGTCGCCGATCTCCGGCGCACAGTGCCGGGGTTAAGGCTGCGGGTGATCGACGGCTTTGACGCGCTGCTGCACGATCAGTTGCGCGATGGCCTGGTCGATCTCGGTGTTCTGGTTCATGATCCCGAGCGGATTATCGATGGTGTCGACCAGACACCGTTGGTCCGCGAGCCGCTGATGCTGATCGGCCGGACATCGGCGTTTCCAGCCGATGCGCAGGTCAAGATCAGCGACATCGCCGACAAGGACCTGGCGCTTCCAGGCAAGCGAAACTACCTGCGCCATCGCATCGAAGCCTTGTTCCGAAAGAAGGGGCTCGCGCCGCGGATCGGGCTGGAGGTCGATTCGATGCGTCTCGCCAATGATCTTGTGATGGGCGGCGAATGCTTCTCCATCGTCCCGCAATCGGGGGTTGAAGTCGTGTCCCGAGCTGGCGTCGCAGCGTGGCCGATATCAGACGCGTCAATCTCCTGGGCGCTCTGTATTCAGAAACGGCGCCGGCAATCGCCGGTTGTCCGCCAGGTTGTCGCACGTCTCACAAGTTTTATGCTGCAGCCGCCGCGATCCAAGATCGCCTGA
- a CDS encoding TetR/AcrR family transcriptional regulator: MTTRDRILSAAERLFAEKGVENATLKMVTQEAGVNLAAVNYHFGSKEELVFAVFDDLADRISRRRLALLAARKLAVGGKPLGIEEIVYFFMEPYVLHEGGRDGALLINMILHHRVSPTRTAERILAKYFDKVAYKFVEVFTESIGHLDKKALWWRYYFMVSSILFTASERGQGNRLARISEGSADLNNLDELVHQLTIFLAAGMTAPKDSPRVQLPPGFTTADSRAGNAPARPKVADKTPGKKPATSKRVKGENDEPMAIRKRTSRSR, encoded by the coding sequence ATGACAACACGCGATCGCATCCTGTCAGCGGCTGAACGGCTCTTTGCGGAAAAGGGCGTCGAGAACGCCACGCTGAAGATGGTCACGCAGGAGGCAGGGGTGAACCTCGCCGCCGTGAACTATCATTTCGGCTCGAAGGAAGAGCTGGTGTTCGCGGTGTTCGACGATCTGGCCGACCGCATCTCGCGGCGGCGGCTGGCGCTGCTCGCGGCGCGGAAGCTGGCTGTTGGAGGCAAGCCGCTCGGCATCGAGGAGATCGTCTACTTCTTCATGGAGCCCTACGTGCTGCACGAGGGTGGGCGCGACGGCGCGCTGCTGATCAACATGATCCTGCACCACCGGGTGTCGCCGACGCGAACCGCTGAACGAATCCTGGCGAAATACTTCGACAAGGTTGCCTACAAGTTCGTCGAGGTGTTCACGGAATCGATCGGTCATCTCGACAAGAAAGCGCTGTGGTGGCGCTATTATTTCATGGTGAGTTCGATCCTGTTCACGGCGTCCGAGCGCGGGCAGGGCAATCGGCTGGCGCGGATCTCCGAAGGATCTGCTGATCTGAACAATCTCGATGAGCTGGTGCATCAGCTCACCATCTTTCTGGCCGCCGGGATGACCGCGCCAAAGGACAGTCCGCGCGTTCAATTGCCGCCTGGATTTACGACTGCGGACTCGCGCGCCGGCAATGCGCCAGCGCGACCCAAGGTCGCCGATAAGACGCCCGGCAAAAAGCCGGCGACATCAAAAAGAGTCAAGGGAGAGAATGATGAGCCGATGGCCATACGAAAAAGGACTTCACGATCTCGGTAA
- a CDS encoding MBL fold metallo-hydrolase, whose product MSRWPYEKGLHDLGNGCFAWLVPDGSWGYSNAGLIVDGDDSLLVDTLFDLKLTREMLAGMRTKVPQATHIDTLVNTHANGDHTFGNQLVADARIIGTKACVSEMLERPPEFLRERMANWQQLGEAGAFMHEVMGSRFDFEGVVNTPPTSAFDGEMSLRVGAKEVKLLEVGPAHTHGDLLVHVPEDRVVFTGDIMFVKGHPVVWAGPISNWIKACDQILAWDVETVVPGHGAITDKNGVRELKTYFEFILVEARKRFDAGMTDEEAARDISWDAFRDWGDPERVFVNVNAAYRGFVNDTNPPDVMRMFSLMAEAHFKRKAACPACGGHGDTHSH is encoded by the coding sequence ATGAGCCGATGGCCATACGAAAAAGGACTTCACGATCTCGGTAACGGCTGCTTTGCCTGGCTGGTGCCGGACGGGTCGTGGGGATACAGCAACGCCGGCCTGATCGTCGACGGCGACGACAGCCTGCTGGTCGATACGCTGTTCGATCTCAAATTGACGCGGGAGATGCTGGCCGGCATGCGCACCAAGGTGCCGCAAGCCACCCATATCGACACCCTGGTCAACACCCACGCCAATGGCGACCACACCTTCGGCAATCAGCTGGTCGCAGACGCGCGCATCATCGGCACCAAGGCCTGCGTCAGCGAAATGCTGGAGCGGCCGCCGGAGTTCCTGCGCGAACGCATGGCCAACTGGCAGCAGCTCGGCGAAGCCGGGGCGTTCATGCACGAAGTGATGGGCAGTCGTTTCGATTTCGAAGGCGTCGTGAATACGCCGCCGACGTCGGCGTTCGATGGCGAGATGTCGCTGCGGGTCGGGGCCAAGGAGGTCAAGTTGCTGGAAGTGGGACCGGCCCACACCCACGGCGACCTGCTGGTGCATGTGCCCGAGGATCGCGTGGTGTTTACCGGCGACATCATGTTCGTGAAGGGGCATCCGGTGGTCTGGGCCGGACCGATCTCGAACTGGATCAAGGCATGCGACCAGATCCTGGCCTGGGATGTCGAGACCGTCGTGCCCGGCCATGGTGCCATCACTGACAAAAACGGTGTGCGCGAGCTCAAGACCTATTTCGAATTCATCCTGGTCGAGGCGCGCAAGCGGTTCGATGCCGGCATGACCGACGAGGAAGCCGCGCGCGACATTTCATGGGATGCGTTCCGCGACTGGGGTGATCCGGAGCGGGTGTTCGTCAATGTCAACGCCGCCTATCGCGGTTTCGTCAACGATACGAATCCGCCCGATGTCATGCGCATGTTCAGCCTGATGGCGGAGGCGCATTTCAAAAGAAAGGCCGCTTGCCCGGCCTGCGGTGGTCACGGCGACACGCATTCGCATTGA
- a CDS encoding glutathione S-transferase family protein, whose product MLTLYNNAYSTCSQKVRLCLHEKALDWDDRQINFRLQEHLAPEYLKLNPNGVVPTLVHDGSPVVDSSVIMEYLDEVFPDTPMTPRDPVARGQMRAWMRYFEEVPTVAVRFPSFNQAFVRHFRELDETEFNGAADARPLRKHFFQQMGQQGFSKRDVRNALERFRNTAVRMDTALQDGRPWLLGDQLTIADACVAPLFDRMDDLGLAWLWERQLHTAGWLDRYRARPAYGATFYERTRLSSIYPDLHDTVPGRDLLEEMAP is encoded by the coding sequence ATGCTGACGCTCTACAACAATGCCTATTCGACCTGCAGCCAGAAGGTGCGGCTTTGCCTGCACGAGAAGGCGCTGGACTGGGACGATCGGCAGATCAACTTCCGCCTGCAGGAGCATCTGGCGCCGGAGTATCTGAAGCTCAATCCCAATGGCGTCGTGCCCACGCTGGTGCACGATGGCAGCCCGGTGGTCGATTCCTCGGTCATCATGGAATACCTCGACGAGGTGTTTCCGGACACGCCGATGACCCCGCGCGATCCGGTGGCGCGTGGACAGATGCGCGCATGGATGCGTTATTTCGAGGAAGTGCCGACGGTGGCGGTGCGGTTTCCGTCGTTCAACCAGGCCTTTGTGCGGCACTTCAGGGAGCTCGACGAGACCGAGTTCAATGGCGCGGCCGACGCGCGTCCGCTGCGCAAGCATTTTTTTCAGCAGATGGGGCAACAGGGGTTCAGCAAACGCGACGTCCGCAACGCGCTGGAACGCTTTCGCAACACGGCTGTGCGGATGGACACTGCCCTGCAGGACGGCCGCCCATGGCTGCTGGGCGATCAACTGACCATTGCGGACGCCTGCGTCGCGCCGCTGTTCGACCGCATGGACGATCTCGGTCTGGCGTGGCTGTGGGAGCGGCAGCTGCACACGGCCGGCTGGCTCGATCGTTATCGCGCACGCCCGGCCTACGGCGCCACCTTCTATGAGCGAACGCGGCTGTCGTCGATTTATCCCGATCTGCACGACACCGTCCCCGGACGCGACCTGCTTGAGGAGATGGCGCCATGA
- a CDS encoding fumarylacetoacetate hydrolase family protein produces the protein MKLVTFEAEGARHIGCLLADGEVISDFTAADPSAVHFHDMLALIDGGAGALDQARALDRAPKKTIKLSDVCLLAPVPEPRQMRDFLCFEQHLRQARANRPLFSGGAPLDPASIELPQVWYEQPIYYKCNRFSVIGTGQDVLWPRYCKQLDYELEFGAVLARGGKNIQREDARSHIFGYCIFNDMSARDAQMKEMAGQLGPAKGKDFDTGNVLGPWLVTTDEIPDPYDLTMIARVNGKEWSRGNSGSMKHKFEDILAHVSDEETLHAGEFFGSGTVGNGCGLELGRFLQPGDVVELEIDGLGILTNKVVVQA, from the coding sequence ATGAAGCTCGTGACCTTCGAGGCGGAGGGCGCACGTCATATCGGCTGTCTGCTGGCCGACGGCGAGGTGATCTCGGACTTCACGGCGGCTGATCCCTCGGCCGTTCATTTCCACGACATGCTGGCGCTGATCGATGGCGGCGCCGGCGCGCTGGACCAGGCCCGGGCGCTGGACCGAGCGCCGAAGAAGACAATCAAGCTCTCCGACGTATGCCTGCTGGCGCCCGTACCGGAACCGCGACAAATGCGCGACTTCCTGTGTTTCGAGCAGCATCTGCGGCAGGCGCGGGCGAACCGTCCACTGTTTTCCGGCGGTGCGCCGCTCGATCCGGCATCGATCGAGCTGCCGCAGGTCTGGTACGAGCAGCCGATCTATTACAAGTGCAATCGTTTCAGCGTGATCGGCACGGGACAGGACGTGCTGTGGCCGCGCTATTGCAAGCAGCTCGACTACGAACTCGAATTCGGCGCCGTTCTCGCCCGCGGCGGCAAGAACATTCAGCGCGAAGACGCGCGCTCGCACATCTTCGGCTACTGCATCTTCAATGACATGAGCGCACGGGACGCGCAGATGAAGGAGATGGCGGGGCAGCTGGGGCCTGCGAAAGGCAAGGACTTCGACACCGGCAACGTCCTCGGCCCATGGCTGGTGACGACTGACGAAATTCCCGATCCCTACGACCTGACCATGATTGCCCGCGTCAACGGCAAGGAATGGTCGCGCGGCAATTCGGGATCGATGAAGCACAAGTTCGAGGACATTTTGGCCCATGTCTCCGACGAGGAGACGCTGCACGCCGGGGAGTTCTTCGGTTCAGGCACAGTCGGCAACGGCTGCGGGCTGGAGCTGGGACGTTTCCTGCAGCCAGGCGACGTGGTCGAACTCGAAATCGATGGCCTCGGAATTCTGACCAACAAGGTCGTGGTGCAGGCCTGA
- a CDS encoding ABC transporter substrate-binding protein, whose protein sequence is MRDRIIGLAVTAGVLAAALSPARADKIVLGFSASTAFSTAFVAANEGLFKKHGLDIEMKLVPNSSTTPAALMADSLQVATPTAPITMQAIEQGLDLVVLAGGGYYTKGIEDVAVMVRPDSPIKTAKDFEGKRVATAGLNGFLHVLFRKWMADNGGDYKKVNFTEAAFAQQIDVLRGGQVDAILAVQPFLSRGLETNAGKVVAYYIAALEGETLSGWFVATRAWTAKNPKDAAAFQAAMKEATDMMQKDPSIVRTANLVYIPFPAEVQAKFSEGKYRFEVQPEAIDKWNKIALEQNMLKKPLDPAKIVYKP, encoded by the coding sequence ATGCGTGATCGCATCATTGGACTGGCCGTCACAGCGGGCGTACTCGCGGCAGCGCTTTCACCGGCGCGCGCGGACAAGATCGTGCTCGGGTTTTCGGCATCGACGGCATTTTCGACGGCGTTCGTCGCCGCCAACGAAGGTCTGTTCAAGAAGCACGGCCTTGATATCGAAATGAAGCTGGTGCCGAATTCGTCGACCACACCCGCGGCGCTGATGGCCGACAGCCTTCAGGTCGCGACTCCGACGGCGCCGATCACCATGCAGGCGATCGAGCAGGGGCTCGATCTGGTCGTGCTGGCCGGCGGCGGTTACTACACCAAGGGCATCGAGGATGTCGCCGTGATGGTGCGCCCCGACAGCCCGATCAAAACCGCGAAGGATTTCGAAGGCAAGCGGGTCGCCACGGCCGGCTTGAACGGCTTCCTGCATGTGCTGTTTCGCAAATGGATGGCCGACAATGGCGGCGACTACAAGAAGGTGAACTTTACGGAGGCCGCCTTTGCCCAGCAGATCGATGTGCTGCGTGGCGGCCAGGTGGACGCCATTCTGGCCGTGCAGCCGTTCCTTTCCCGCGGCCTTGAGACCAATGCCGGAAAAGTCGTGGCCTACTACATCGCAGCTTTGGAGGGCGAAACGCTCTCGGGCTGGTTCGTCGCCACCCGGGCCTGGACGGCGAAGAATCCCAAGGACGCCGCCGCGTTCCAGGCAGCGATGAAGGAGGCCACCGACATGATGCAGAAAGACCCCAGCATCGTGCGCACGGCCAACCTCGTTTACATCCCGTTCCCGGCGGAGGTTCAGGCCAAGTTTTCCGAAGGCAAGTATCGGTTTGAAGTCCAGCCCGAGGCGATCGACAAGTGGAACAAGATCGCGCTGGAACAGAATATGCTCAAGAAGCCGCTGGATCCGGCCAAGATCGTTTACAAGCCATGA
- a CDS encoding ABC transporter ATP-binding protein, translated as MSKVQVGAVPEVAAPVMAVDDLSYVVNGPSGELLILKNVSLAVRKREFVSIVGASGCGKTTLLRLMAGLLRPTEGQVTFNGATVTEPHQQLAVVFQDYGRALLPWRTVADNVSLALEARRVPGAERPAIISGLLQKVGLGDRHDAFPLQLSGGMQQRLQIARCLAQQPEVLLMDEPFGALDAMTRQNLQDEVARLSAESGTTVIFVTHDLEEAIYLGDRVISMESRPGRISEVVEIDLPRPRHQLRTREDARFLAYRHRLFDLLPTTGH; from the coding sequence GTGTCCAAAGTGCAGGTTGGTGCTGTTCCCGAGGTGGCCGCTCCGGTGATGGCCGTCGACGATCTCTCCTATGTCGTCAATGGCCCGAGCGGGGAGTTGCTGATCCTGAAGAACGTGTCGCTTGCGGTGCGCAAGCGCGAGTTCGTCTCCATCGTCGGCGCATCAGGCTGCGGCAAGACCACGCTGCTGCGGCTGATGGCCGGGCTGCTGCGTCCGACCGAAGGGCAGGTCACCTTCAACGGCGCAACCGTGACCGAGCCGCACCAGCAGCTCGCGGTCGTATTCCAGGATTACGGCCGGGCCCTGCTGCCATGGCGCACGGTGGCGGACAACGTGTCGCTGGCGCTCGAAGCGCGCCGGGTGCCGGGGGCGGAACGGCCGGCCATCATCAGTGGATTGCTGCAGAAGGTGGGGCTGGGCGACCGGCATGACGCGTTTCCGCTGCAGCTCTCCGGCGGGATGCAGCAGCGCCTGCAGATCGCGCGCTGCCTGGCCCAGCAGCCGGAGGTGCTGCTGATGGACGAGCCGTTCGGCGCGCTCGATGCCATGACGCGGCAGAACCTGCAGGACGAGGTTGCCCGCCTGTCGGCGGAGAGCGGCACCACCGTGATCTTCGTCACCCATGACCTGGAGGAGGCGATTTATCTCGGCGATCGCGTCATCTCGATGGAAAGCCGTCCCGGCCGGATCAGCGAAGTGGTCGAGATCGACCTGCCGCGGCCGCGGCATCAGCTCCGAACCCGGGAGGATGCGCGTTTCCTGGCCTACCGGCATCGCCTGTTCGATCTGCTGCCGACCACGGGGCACTGA
- a CDS encoding ABC transporter permease: MTGSLKGLIFPVAVLLLWEILARSGFFTSTSLSNPSAIVAAGWGLVLDGSLWRATRETFGAALGGMAIGAVLGMTVGVAFGLSRLLASLMRLSMESLRPVPSVALIPLALLIYGYGYRMEIAVVAFACFWPVMIVTESAVRGIEPRLIEVARALKFPVFERVTKIILPAALPRVFVGLRLAAAISLVVAVTVEITTNPIGLGYGLIVAQEGDRADRVFAFLFWIGFLGWLLNALLLRAQRHWFGKYGNWMETAR, encoded by the coding sequence ATGACGGGATCGCTCAAGGGGCTGATCTTTCCGGTGGCCGTGCTTCTGCTATGGGAGATTTTGGCGCGCAGCGGATTTTTCACCTCAACCAGTCTCTCCAATCCCAGCGCGATCGTCGCGGCAGGTTGGGGACTGGTGCTGGACGGCTCGCTGTGGCGGGCGACACGCGAGACCTTCGGGGCCGCGCTGGGCGGCATGGCCATTGGCGCGGTTCTCGGCATGACCGTCGGCGTGGCGTTCGGGCTGTCGCGGTTGCTGGCCTCGCTGATGCGGCTGTCGATGGAGTCGTTGCGGCCGGTGCCGTCAGTGGCGCTGATTCCGCTGGCGCTGCTGATCTATGGCTACGGCTATCGCATGGAAATCGCGGTCGTCGCCTTTGCCTGTTTCTGGCCGGTGATGATCGTGACTGAGAGCGCCGTGCGAGGCATCGAGCCGCGCCTGATCGAAGTCGCCCGGGCGCTGAAGTTTCCGGTGTTCGAACGGGTCACCAAGATCATCCTGCCGGCGGCGCTGCCGCGGGTCTTTGTCGGGCTGCGGCTGGCCGCGGCGATCTCGCTGGTGGTCGCGGTCACCGTCGAGATCACCACCAATCCCATTGGGCTTGGCTATGGCCTGATCGTGGCGCAGGAAGGCGACCGGGCCGACCGGGTCTTTGCCTTCCTGTTCTGGATCGGGTTTCTCGGCTGGCTGCTGAACGCGCTGCTGCTGCGCGCGCAGCGGCACTGGTTCGGCAAATACGGCAACTGGATGGAGACCGCACGATGA
- a CDS encoding ABC transporter permease yields the protein MTARGSLVGAGSLVVLLLLIGLWQLASNAELIPQAFFPGPDRSFGTLFEQLGTEEFWFAFSETLRRMFFGFVLASILGVALGTALGSSPKVREYLEPTLELIRPLPASAVIPVFVLMLGLNERMIICVIAFGSIWPALLGTVHGFKTVEPRLFEVSRILHLGRLEMIWKIALPNALPDIFAGLRLALTVSLILAVVTEMLSGSNGLGHNIILAARSFRSADLFAGIIVLGAIGYVTNAVLERVERHMLRWRQ from the coding sequence ATGACCGCGCGCGGGTCCCTGGTCGGGGCGGGAAGCCTCGTGGTGCTGCTGCTTCTCATCGGACTGTGGCAACTGGCGTCGAATGCGGAGCTGATCCCGCAGGCGTTTTTCCCCGGCCCGGACCGGAGTTTCGGCACCCTGTTCGAGCAACTGGGCACCGAGGAGTTCTGGTTCGCGTTCTCGGAAACCCTGCGGCGGATGTTCTTTGGCTTCGTGCTGGCGTCGATCCTGGGCGTTGCGCTTGGTACCGCATTGGGATCGTCGCCAAAAGTGCGCGAATATCTCGAGCCGACGCTGGAGTTGATCAGGCCTTTGCCGGCCTCCGCGGTGATCCCGGTGTTCGTGCTGATGCTCGGCCTGAACGAGCGCATGATCATCTGCGTGATCGCGTTCGGCTCGATCTGGCCGGCGCTGCTCGGCACCGTGCATGGCTTCAAGACCGTCGAGCCTCGCCTGTTCGAGGTGTCGCGCATCCTGCACCTCGGCCGGCTGGAGATGATCTGGAAGATCGCGCTTCCCAACGCGCTGCCGGATATTTTCGCCGGGTTGCGGCTGGCGCTCACCGTGTCGCTCATCCTTGCCGTGGTCACGGAAATGCTCTCCGGATCGAACGGCCTCGGACACAACATCATCCTGGCCGCGCGCTCCTTCCGCAGCGCCGATCTGTTCGCCGGCATCATCGTGCTGGGCGCGATCGGTTATGTTACCAACGCCGTGCTGGAGCGGGTGGAACGGCACATGCTGCGATGGCGGCAGTGA
- a CDS encoding fumarylacetoacetate hydrolase family protein, which yields MKLVTFVADQGEQRCGALIEDGSRIVDLQASHHTRWSSEAPALASVLAIAEGGANALDLAADLVAHLVKTGTGVTVARDAVRLDAPIPRPPQMRDFLCFEKHLVQAFHQARVVRARETPDPEAAMREMEAKGVLAIPAVWYERPIFYHPNRLNVVGPETEVVWPPYSQLMDFELEFGAYIGRKGRDIPKDKARDHIFGYTIFNDFSARDEQTREMPGQLGPGKGKDFDGGNAMGPCLVTADEIGDPYRLTMIARVNGEEWARGNSGEMSWTFEDCIAHASRSETIHPGEFFGSGTVGGGCGLETMRFLKSGDVVELEVEGIGVLRNRVVRAG from the coding sequence ATGAAACTTGTCACCTTCGTCGCTGATCAAGGCGAGCAGCGTTGCGGCGCCCTGATCGAAGACGGCAGCCGAATCGTCGACCTGCAGGCGTCGCATCACACACGCTGGAGCAGCGAGGCGCCCGCGCTCGCCAGTGTGCTCGCGATTGCTGAGGGCGGGGCAAACGCGCTGGACCTCGCCGCCGACCTTGTCGCGCATCTTGTAAAGACCGGAACCGGCGTGACCGTCGCGCGTGATGCTGTGCGGTTAGATGCGCCGATCCCGCGGCCGCCGCAGATGCGCGACTTCCTGTGTTTCGAAAAGCACCTGGTCCAGGCCTTCCACCAGGCACGCGTGGTGCGCGCCAGGGAGACGCCCGATCCGGAAGCGGCGATGCGCGAGATGGAGGCCAAGGGCGTGCTCGCCATTCCGGCCGTCTGGTATGAGCGTCCGATCTTCTATCACCCTAATCGTCTCAACGTGGTCGGCCCGGAGACCGAGGTGGTCTGGCCGCCTTATTCGCAACTGATGGACTTCGAGCTGGAATTCGGCGCCTACATCGGCCGCAAGGGCAGGGACATTCCCAAGGACAAGGCGCGCGACCACATCTTCGGCTACACCATCTTCAACGATTTCTCCGCCCGCGACGAGCAGACCCGGGAGATGCCGGGCCAGCTCGGCCCCGGCAAGGGCAAGGATTTCGACGGCGGCAACGCCATGGGGCCGTGCCTGGTCACCGCCGACGAGATCGGCGATCCCTACCGGCTGACCATGATCGCCCGCGTCAATGGCGAGGAATGGGCGCGCGGCAACAGCGGCGAGATGTCCTGGACATTCGAGGACTGCATCGCCCACGCCTCCCGTTCCGAGACCATCCATCCCGGCGAGTTTTTCGGCTCCGGCACCGTTGGCGGCGGCTGCGGCCTGGAGACCATGCGATTCCTGAAATCCGGCGATGTCGTCGAGCTCGAAGTCGAGGGCATCGGCGTGCTGCGCAACCGCGTCGTGCGCGCTGGCTGA
- a CDS encoding cupin domain-containing protein, whose amino-acid sequence MPYRIRRVVTGHDKDGKSKILMDGLAPNILEMASMPGVALTDLWRTKTSPASNIGNADTATGKIKLEPPESGTILRIVEFPPDKAWRDTANAATAFKSIGAGHAPDHASGDPMMHTTATVDYIIVLQGAIYAIMDNEETLLEQGDILIQRGTNHSWSVRGDEPCIVAAVLVGAKPVGRLARAAKAKPKSRPKAPVKRKNAAKAVKRKK is encoded by the coding sequence ATGCCGTATCGCATTCGACGCGTGGTCACGGGCCATGACAAGGACGGAAAATCCAAAATCCTGATGGATGGCCTGGCGCCGAACATTCTCGAGATGGCCTCGATGCCCGGCGTCGCGCTGACCGACCTCTGGCGCACCAAGACATCACCCGCATCCAACATCGGCAACGCCGACACCGCGACCGGCAAGATCAAGCTCGAGCCACCGGAAAGCGGGACCATCCTGCGCATTGTCGAGTTTCCGCCGGACAAGGCCTGGCGCGACACTGCGAACGCCGCCACCGCCTTCAAGTCGATCGGCGCCGGCCATGCGCCCGATCATGCTTCCGGCGACCCCATGATGCACACCACAGCCACGGTGGACTACATCATCGTCCTGCAAGGCGCGATCTATGCCATCATGGACAATGAGGAAACGCTGCTGGAGCAGGGCGACATCTTGATCCAGCGCGGCACCAACCATTCCTGGAGCGTGCGCGGCGACGAGCCATGTATCGTTGCGGCAGTTCTGGTGGGCGCGAAGCCGGTCGGGCGGCTGGCGCGGGCGGCCAAGGCGAAACCGAAAAGCAGACCGAAGGCGCCCGTGAAGCGGAAGAACGCCGCCAAGGCGGTGAAACGCAAGAAGTGA